From Desulfuromonas soudanensis, the proteins below share one genomic window:
- a CDS encoding TerC family protein gives MNTLWMWIGFNLFVLVLLALDLGVLHRKGKEVGIFEALLLSLGYFILALIFGAGVYHFLGASSGVEFFTGYLLEKSLSVDNIFVFVLIFSHFQVPAQYQHRVLFWGILGALVMRAAMILTGAAILGAFHWVIYLFGAFLIFTGGKMLVTINQEPDMEGNRLVRLIRRHFRVTEGYEGNRFFVRRESLLYLTPLMVVLILVEVSDVVFALDSIPAIFAITTDPFIVYTSNVFAILGLRALYFALVGIIHRFHYLKYGLSLVLMVVGAKMLINAAFGKVIPTEAALLVTALLIGGSMLVSVIKTRNLPKEIGTAEAVHGWVPGSPAKPDAGENTDK, from the coding sequence GTGAACACTCTCTGGATGTGGATCGGCTTCAACCTCTTCGTCCTCGTGCTGCTGGCACTGGATCTCGGCGTGCTCCACCGCAAAGGCAAGGAGGTGGGGATTTTCGAGGCGCTCCTGCTCAGCCTCGGGTATTTCATTCTGGCGCTGATCTTCGGCGCCGGGGTCTATCATTTCCTCGGGGCGAGCTCCGGAGTCGAGTTTTTCACCGGCTACCTGCTGGAGAAGAGTCTGAGCGTCGACAACATCTTCGTCTTCGTTCTGATCTTCAGCCATTTTCAGGTGCCGGCGCAGTACCAGCACCGCGTCCTGTTCTGGGGGATTCTGGGCGCCCTGGTCATGCGGGCCGCCATGATCCTGACCGGCGCAGCTATTCTCGGAGCCTTCCACTGGGTGATCTACCTCTTCGGAGCTTTCCTCATCTTCACCGGGGGCAAGATGCTGGTGACGATCAACCAGGAACCGGACATGGAGGGGAACCGTCTGGTCCGTCTGATCCGCCGCCATTTCCGGGTGACGGAGGGGTATGAGGGAAACCGGTTCTTCGTTCGCCGGGAGAGTCTGCTCTACTTGACGCCGCTGATGGTGGTGCTGATTCTGGTCGAAGTCTCCGACGTGGTCTTCGCGCTCGATTCCATCCCGGCCATTTTCGCCATCACCACCGACCCGTTCATTGTCTATACGTCCAATGTCTTTGCCATCCTCGGACTGCGGGCGCTCTATTTCGCCCTGGTCGGCATCATCCACCGGTTTCATTACCTCAAGTACGGCCTTTCGCTGGTGCTCATGGTGGTCGGTGCGAAGATGTTGATCAACGCGGCTTTTGGCAAGGTCATCCCCACCGAGGCGGCGCTGCTGGTCACCGCCCTCCTGATCGGCGGCTCGATGCTGGTGTCGGTGATCAAGACCCGGAATCTGCCGAAAGAGATCGGCACCGCCGAAGCCGTTCACGGGTGGGTCCCGGGAAGCCCGGCGAAACCGGATGCGGGGGAGAATACGGACAAGTAA
- a CDS encoding transcriptional regulator, with amino-acid sequence MLESLFGSINKERVLFFIYARNQGHAREIARFYACSLTPLQRQLEILEHGGILVSSLVGRTRLYTFNPRYPLLSEVTALIEKALTFYPEEERTRLQMERQRPRRAGKPL; translated from the coding sequence ATGCTTGAATCCCTTTTCGGTTCGATCAACAAAGAACGGGTCCTTTTTTTTATCTATGCCCGAAATCAGGGGCATGCTCGTGAAATAGCGCGATTCTACGCCTGCAGTTTGACCCCTCTCCAGCGTCAGCTTGAGATCCTTGAGCACGGCGGCATTCTTGTCAGTTCGCTGGTTGGGCGAACCCGGTTGTACACCTTTAATCCCCGGTATCCTCTCCTTTCAGAAGTAACCGCCTTGATCGAAAAGGCCTTGACTTTTTATCCGGAAGAAGAGCGGACTCGACTGCAGATGGAGCGACAGCGCCCACGTAGAGCGGGAAAGCCGCTATGA